The region CACACAAAACTGATCCCGAGATTTTTCGAGTTAATCTCAAAGACTTTCAAACTCGTGACTATTCGCTAAAAACACCTTTGAAAAAATTGGCATGTCTAGTGGGACACCCGTGtttttgtaaaaaaataaattttCGTGGAAAAACCCGTCGTTTTACTCcttgttttcattttcaatgaccATTGACGTATGCGTTTGAGGAGTGATAAAAAATTTAATGTCCACGGTCACACTTGTTTGAGGAGCGGTAAGATTTTAGCATCAATGGTTAATCCAAAGAACACGTCTCGAGGTCATAATGACGCTCTAGACCCAGAACCGATTACCACAACCGTAAACACGACAGGGACAATGAATACCATCGGAGTTACAAGCTCTATTATAGAACCAGTTTTGACCCCAATGTCAATGCTAGGGATGGTGGTTACATTACCACAGGTGACAAGCGTACCAGTATCCCCTAGGCTTACTGCGATGGTTATTGGGGATAATAGCCCCCAATATCTTCCAAATTTTACTATGTCTTTATTTACTACTGACTATCCTTATGGCATGCCAACTGCCATGACAATGGGTTTACACACCCATGGTTCGACAATTTCGACAATGCTGCAATGATAGTGTCACCCTTTAATCCTTATTTGATATCAGGATCTACCATAAACGGCAGTGGTTGAAATGGACAACCACAAGGGGGATTTCGATATGCTCCCCCATAATGCCAACTTTTACTATTGACTTTGTAACGATCATGAGGCAAAAACTCCAATTATCAAGATTAATGTTCTCTACTGCATGTTCATGTCCCCCTTTGTAATAAAATACACAATCCCTAACAACTTTGCCCCCATAATGAAAATTCACACTAAAACTCATCCCTGAACTTTTATTTTTGATTTTGAAGAACAAACACCAAAAAAGAATGAGAGAAACAAACTTTACCTCAGTCAATAGCCATTTTCGTCTATCATTGTCGAAGAAATCTTGAACTTGGATAATAGATGAAGCGTGGATAATGGATGGATGCCTTCTTCTACCTCCATGACAATCTCCGTTAGTCTACCACAATCGCCTCACTTTGACTCTCATATTTTTTCAACCCTAATTATATGACCTATATGTGAAACACTATTTGGGATTTTTGAAGATTTTTAAAGGGAATAATTGAGTAGAGTCACATCAACAATCGAAAGTTAAACAAAGTCTCGTCATCAATTAAAACTTCAAAAAATAAAATCACGTTGATAAAGTTAACTATCTCGACTTTTTTTTTTTGCAAGGAAATGTTaatatcataaaataaaataaaattcaatatttatggactttttcctaaagaaaaataaataaataaacgAATCAACTATTCTTTTAGCAACCAACATGGACCAAATGGATTACAATATCATTCATTTATCTACTATTCTTTTCTTTCTATATTTGTTTAAACATGTGGGTCTCACTTCGAAAAGAACCCAACCACCATGCATTGCTTTAGCAAGAAAAAACAGCCTTGCATTGATCATTCCGATTTAAGTCTTcgctcattatttaattcaagtCTTTGGGAAATGCTAATTAACTAAAAAAGAGCCATAGTTGTTAACTGCCTCTTATGCACCAAGATGCTGTAATCACCATTGTATTAAGCTTGTGGTAAGTATTGACTTATTAATTATTTGGtctttccaaaagaaaaaaaatcGGTCATTCTTTAATGAAAATCTCTAGTCAAtctttttaattcaagtttatcATCACAACATGACTATATATTAGCATCTCATGATCATCTCAATTAATCATTACCTTTAACACATAAGACTGAGAAAATAGTGTTGTCTGATATGGAAACCATCTGCATCTGCAAGCCAACTTCAAGTTCTCACAATGGAGTTGGTATgaatttttcttaaaataaaaattaattatttttctttATCATATActataatttttatttttgctATTATTCGAATTCAAATAAATCTTATACCTATATAAAAATGCAGGTATTTTTAGATCAAAGAGAAATCTGCCACCAGCTGATTATTTATTTAAGATTCAATCATATTCCTTACTTATGAACAAAAAGTATGAGTCTGGTGTTTTTCAAGCTGGTGGATATAAATGGTCAGTTTTATTTTCATACTCTtgcatttttttttctttatgGTCATTTGATAAACTTTTTGAGAACTAggttaatataaataataatattaaacTTTATACATTGTATAAAATCATAAATTTGGCATCTGTGTTATAGGAAATTGGTACTCCATCCTGGTGATAATTCGAGAAGCGATGAGAATGGTTATGTATCTTTGTTTCTAAAAATTGTAGAAACAGAGAAACTTCCTTATGATTGGAAGGTTAATGTAAACTTTAAATTGTTTGTCGTTGATCAGAAACATGCCAATTATTTAACCATCCAAggtatatatatatttatttataattatcAATATTTTTTGCTGTAAAAGAACTAGTCACAAATTTTAGTTTTTTTGCTATCTTCATTGATTATTGTAGATGCTGGAGATGCTGTGAGAACATTCAGTGAAAAGAAAACAAAATGGGGTTTTGAGCAATTAATTTCATTGAGGGATTTCAAAAATTCATCTAACGGATATCTTGTTAGAGATTTTTGTGAGTTTGGAGCTGAAATTTTTGTGATTCACCATTCTAATAAATCGGAAAGTCTTTATATGATCAAAAATCCAACCAAAGATTCCTTCAGTTGGACTCTTGAGAACTTCTCAACATTAAATGGCCTCTCCGGCTATGATTCCAGAACCATAGCCGTTGGCGAAAGAGATTGGTATAAAAATAGACTAATCTAAGATATCAATTTCACTGTCCATTGCGAGTTTCGGTTAAAAATTGTGTAATTTATTATATGTGCAGGAGTTTAAGGGTTTATCCTAGAGGAAGTGATAATGAAACAAGAGATGAATATCTATCTTTATACGTAGAGCTGAAAAATTGTGGAGCAAACAAAACTGTGTTTGCAAGTTACACTTTAAAAATTTTAGACCAACGTCATGATAAATATTATCATGAAACAGGTATTAATTTTGTTCTTATTTTGGGACATACGAATTATAATATATGACTtctttttaatttaaaaatttatATGCTAAGTTGTATGGTTTTTTTTAATGCAGGAAGTGGTTGGTTTCGTCCCTCAGGTAATTATTTATTACCTGATATCAAGGCCATGAGAATtatattataatttatttatttattaatattatgtttttttttcagGTGCTGCAAGCAATTTGGTTGGAGCTACTGGTTTGATTTACTAGGACCACATCTTTGACATTTTAATATTTTGATGTTTTAAAATTTGAGTGGCTTgcaattattttaattattttaatttaaagaACATTAATGATAAGcaaatatatctatatataatatgaCTTTTTATTTACTTTAAAATTTGTGCTAAGTTGTGTAATATTTTTTACCTGCAGCAAACAAGATAATTGGAGCAACAGGTAATGATATTTATGAACACTTTTTTTATATTTAAGCATACAAATTTCATGTTTAAGTAAATTTCTGTAGAATTTtttcaataaataaataaaagaaaaaatatttgaatcaattCTGAATTAGCTAAAAGGAGATGGTGCGTCTTGTGAGGTGTTTTTGCCTTTTAGTTTTTCAACATATTAATTTAGGGTATAAGAattataatataattttttatttttcaaaaacattaactaaattatatatatttttccAGCTGCGGCAAAGGATATGGTTAAAGCATCAGGTAATGGTTTTCTATGACAAGTTCTTTATTTCTTATATATTAAACGAGCACAATAAGTGctcaaaacaaaaacaaaatcaagAAAGTTATTCATCTCCTAGAAAGAGAATTCAAAGAAATTATAATCAACATTAGAACTGTTATTACAAGCCAAGACCAAGAATACAATTGGATTGAAGAAAAATACATATTTGAAAAGAAATTTTGCTTTCCAAAAGTGGTTCAATGCCATCTTCAAATCTTCCTCTAAATCTTTATATTTATATTACTTTGTAGTACTTTTTTAAGAAATGAGCAAAACTCAAAATATTTGGATCAATTAAGAGAACATATAAAACATTGAAAACTAATTTTAAAAACTGAGTGACTTTTATATCCATTTGTTTAAGTGTCTTCTAAAGTGATCATATTAAAAATACCTAATATTTGTTTAAGTATAATTTGAATATTTATTCCTTTTTCACTGTTTGTAACTCTAACTCCCACATCAATTTAAACTAGAAATGTTATAAACATAATGTCTTATATAATGACAACATATCGTAAATTTATTTTAATACAAATTTTTATGTTTAGTTAAACATGTGTTATTGTTGTTAATAAAAGCTTCTCATTTTGAAGATATTATGTTGATACTATTATTTTGCTTAATTAAGaaatgtaatttaaatttttattaatttaaaatttatgTTAAGTTATCTATTTTTTTCTACAGCAAGCAAGTGGCTTGGACGCTCAGGTAATTATTTCTGTGACCACTTCTTTCTAAATTTGATATTTAATCATACAAAATTTGTTCAAATAACACATTGTAGAGTTTATTCAATAAGATAGCAAACATTAAAAGTATTTTTTTATCAACTATGAGAACATATAAACTAGtagaaatttgtttttaaatttGAGAGGATTTTATTTACAATTGTTTTACTGCGTTCTTGTGCAATGTGTTATCCATTGCTAACTGATTTTAAGTCGTATGATTTGTTGAATATAAAAAAAACATTGATTTTGGAGCATAAGAATTATAATgtaaatttttatttatataaaaacGTATGATAAgttttatatatattttttttcagTTGTGGACAGCAATTTGGTTAAAGGCTCAGGTAATGGTTTTCTATAACCTGTTCTTTTTTATGTTCAAATATGACTGTAGTTTTTTTTTTCCTCAAAAAATCAAAAGATTTTATCAATTCAAGGAAGTAATAAGACATTAGAATTAATTACTAATCTGAGTGACTTTTAATATCATTTGAcctgaatatatatatatatatatatatatatatatatatatatatatatatatatatatatatatatatatatatataaaagaggTGAGGGGTAGTTCAACCAATTTAAGGTAGATGAATTTAAATTATTGATCAAAATTTCAACAGAACTATTGATATTATAAATCAAcaacattttttttaaataatataaatGATCTAATAAAACTTACATTATTTTTAAAGTTTAAATCTAAatctatattttaatttattttaagaGGTTTTAATGTTGTTTACCAATGCTACTTATATTGAGGATTTTTTATACACTAATTTTGTGAATATAAGATTAtaatgatttttaattatttaaaattttatgCTGAGTTATATATTATTTTTCATCTGCAGTAAACATGGTGTACGGAGCTACAGGTAAATATTTCCACCAACACTTCTTTGTTATTTTGATATATTTAAACCCACAATGTTAATATTTAAATCACACATGTTAACATTTTTCAACAATTGAACataattcaaaaaaaaagttTCAAATATAATTTTTGTTCTACTTCATATCTTATACAAAATTTACTTTAATATATAATATAGGTTTATAATTTACACAAGAAAGTACTGATGTTGTTTATCGATACTTCACTGATTTTTAGACATAAAAATTATAatacaattttttatttatttaaaaacTTATGCTGAGTTGTATATTTTTTCCAGTTGCAGCAGACAAGTATATCGGAGCCTCAGGTAATCGTTTTTTACAACCTCTTTTTTGTTAATTTGATATTTAATCACACAATTTTTATGTTTAAATAATAATTTCTACCACTTTTGCAGCATCTAAGAAATTACTAAAATATTTTGATCaattttaaaaacatataaatATGAGAAATTAGTTTTTATAACATAAGGGTTCTTTAATTTCAATTATATTCTAATTATATCTTATCTTAAATCTATTTAAgtataaatataaatatataacCTATTTAAGCAAACACTAATGCTTTTTActaatatttattatttttggTGTTTTTTTACACTTTAATTTTAGTTGCATActatttaattattatttttatttatttgaaaatttATGTTAAGTTGTATATTTCTTTTCAGCTACAGTAAACAACTGGATTGGATCAGATAATATTAAAGGGTTTACAAAGTTCATATCATTAAGTGAACTCAACAAAAAAACAAATGGATATGTCAAAAATAATGCTATAATTATGGAGGTCGATATCCATGTTACCAGAATTAGAACTTCCTATTAGATTATTAACTTATgattaatataaaaataaaataaagatcAATTTCTTTATTGTATTTTATTGTGCCTTTTATATAAAGTCGGTTTTAGATTGTTATTATGTATTTTATTTGGGTGTGCTTTATAGAAATTTTCTTTGTAATTCTATTTGATATATTTCAAATAAAGTTGGTTGTGATTATCTGaatttttttttagaatttatgATATTTAAATTCAGATAGACTTTTGTAAAAAAAATAGACAAACATTAATTGATTTTATAAGTTTAATTAGCACATTATAAAATTTTTTTTGGATTATTTTCTTTGTAATTCATTTTGATCTATTTCAAATGAGCTTGGTTGTGctaatttgttttgttttattttattatattttaaattttaaatatgTTTGATCGGTTTAAAAATAAACAATTGTTGATTTCATTTTAAAGTTAATAAACACATTAAAAAATTGCTATAATACTAAACCTGAAGCACAAGTATCAATCAATGTATATAATTTTGTTAGCTCGGTTGTACAATTAATTAGACAAACTAATACTACCTCTGTTTCTTATTTTATATAAGAGACAATTTAgtttttaaatttattgaataatCAATGTATTTGATCAATTTATAGACTAGATACATTTAttattcaatgaatctaaaaaatAACTTGTCTCTTATATAAAAGAACGGAGGTAGTAATAGTTAATTAGTTACATTATATATTGTACTCTTTAAAAAAGTTGGTTGAATAACAACCTCTTGTTGCTTAGTGTTATATTAGATTTTCGAAATTCAGATGTTCAAAGAGCTCGCCCACATGGAGAGCTCATGTCAGTATTTTTGAGGGAATTTTGTGATGTTTTTTCCCTCTTTAGAAGTATATCTATATATGAGGTTTCTTGGGCCTGGGTCAGAGACCTTGAGGAGTGGATTTTCCTTCTTTCGATTAGAGATAGGTGTGAAACTATGTGTCTTCAGATTATATCAAGAAGTAATCAAAGCTAAGTAAGTCATATTTATCATGGTTTGATTTTTATGATGACAACTTAGCTTCATTGGTGACAACTTGTGAAGATGCAACCTTTTATGTCAAGTGGTCAAAGATGCACAAGACAATTTATTCAAATCTTTTCCTCCGAATCAAGCTAATGAATTAGGGTTTAATGACCATCGATGATGGCATTCAACTCTAAGATATCTCAAGCCTCATCTCTAATAAGATTCAAGCAAGTACTCATTTGAAGCTTCATagtgtgaaagagaggaagtgtgaaagctcgccCAACCGCGTCTAAGCAATTGGTTTTTTGTAAATACACAAGGGCATTTTCATAAAGTAATACACGCACACactaaaatatttttaaaaaccTTTATTTCTCaaagaaaaaaaactaaaaatattTTGGAGTCGTGCCAGATGAATTAAGAACTATCTGAACAATTTGGACAAGTTTTTTGAACTATCCAATCGAGTAAAACATGTTCCCAATCGATTATGTTAGTTCAAACAGTGTCAATAATCAGTTATGACACCGTCATAATGAAGGGTGAAGTTTTGTTCTTAAGGGGACAAATGTTTGACAAAATGGCTGGGACAATTGTGCACAATTTGATGATAACAGTTTGACAACAACTATGATTTAAAACAAAAGGTAAATAAAGAACACAAGATATTCGataacccagtttggtgcaacgTTCCCTACGTCTGGGGAGCTGGCTAccaacccaagaaaggaaataAACTCTTAATAGAATTAGTACAAAGTATCTTAGATGAACAACCCTTGTTCAATGCCCCTCTTCTTAAGTCTATTAGTGTATTTCTATTTAGGATTCCCCCTAAATATGAGACCCCTCTCGTTTTCTCTCAATCATTAACCCTAGTGATCAAAATAATAATCAGAATATTGATTGTttgaattacaactcaactaTAAAACCAATCTTTATGCCTTTGGATATGAATGCAGACGCTAGAGTGGTGCACAAACAACAACGCAAACAAAAGACCATACACCATGGTTATAAACTACACACTTACAATGGTTGGTCAACCGTGATTGTAACCATTTACCGGCAGTTGTGAAATGTGTTTCTCGTAGTAGTGAAATCAAAAAAGAATGGTAATAACTATGTTTAAAATGCTAAGTGTCAAGAGCTTCAACCAAAGGCTTCGACATACTAGCTATGTCGAGTAAGATGTTTTGAATAACCTATCAGATGAGTTAAGGAAGATACTGATTTATAGGAGTCTTAGAAATAGATCCACAAGATTATGATCACTCTCTCTTCGAAACATGTTGTGAATCTTGAAAAGGGTTTCACAAATCAGATCTTCGACCAGTGTCGAAGTTGACACATCTACCAGGTGTTAGGGACTTAGGATATTCCTAAGCTTAAGGACTATATGATATGAAGATGTCTCAGTGATGACACTCTGTCATTGCATGTTTTTTGTTGAAGAAATGAAGCAAAATACGTCAAAGATGAGCAAAAATGAAGAATAAAGACCCAAAGAAATATGCAAAAATGACCAAGTATGAAGAAATAAATACTTAGTGAAAATCTGATGGAAAAAGGAGCAAAAAAGCATACAGTTATTGGAATAATCGCACGCAGTATCACGCGCGTGATAGAGATGTATCGTCAGCATCGCGCAGGATGTAGGATACCACGCGTGTGATAGGTCCTTTTTATGGACTTATTCTAACGCGTTCTGGACTAATTTGACAGATTTATAAGAGATTTTTTGGCATCTTTTCAATGAGTTATGGGATTTTGACTAAAACTGATAATAAATAGCATCAGGGGAGTGATTTTGAGAGCATTAGAAGCCATTTGAGGCCATTTCTTCAAGGATTCTCATATGCAATCTCCATCTTATTGCTTGATATTTATTTGtatctgtagcggtgtattcgtcgctatatgatttattgattaaaccataagcaaagcatacaaagaaatcgagtcgccaccgcacttttatttatccaaaggattggctaaaaagcgaacaaaagcctaaggagttttacacatagaaaactaatgaaaagatcagagaatctgggtaaggggtaaattacgcaatgggaaggtgttaggcacccatcacgtcctaggtactcctagggagcccttttcacacttgttgtataaaaatgtttatttgtttatgacatattgtgcaaacatgaatgggaagatgagaaaagaatgtacaattttgttgtttttgtgtttgaacggatgaacccgttgcctacgtaccttccatcaaaggtaaggatcaaaatgtcgtagttcggctaaaagatttccaaaatatcagtaggttcattttaaaacaagagcactaagacttttcattaccaatgggagaaaactcaacctaaatcgacaatccaccatgcgaggacggcttcaacatactagtgaggggttaaccctataataagtatgaaagacttacaatcaactcactaaggataaggtaagatttacatcaaccactatggtaattgaaacctaaggctaatgcatgaaaacatattaacaatggacaaagccacaaaacaattgaatgggtgaagttaattgattatgagtattcacaaaatatggtcaaggtacGATTAGaattgattcaaagaagtgttatgaaatggagtgtgaaaagtcaaggacttggggtccaggtttctattttgaaaagacatgagaatgtttgcacaacatgtatttacaagttttaaaagtcaacaagtgaaaaggtttaggacaaagagggtatggataatggagtgtaaaacttcttagaaaggttcacctcttgagatcatatagaagatgattcaagtgtgtccttaggaataggcaaatgagcaataacaagtaagcaaaacaaatgataccggaggccaattgttgggcttataccaatctcacaaacaaaagcggataccggataccaataaatggatttacatcaacctcctaaaacaaaacaatgataccggatgccatcaatggacttactccaatctcacaaagcaaaagcggatatcagatgccaataaatggacttattccaatctccaaagaatcaagacatggatgtcagatgctaatttatctggacttataccaacctccaaaggatgatcataggagtacaaatgccaacaacatggtcttacaatttgcatcctcacatacaacaaacaaaccAAAAGATGGacgtcagatgccaatctatctggacttactctaacctccaacagatgatcataggaataacAAATGCcaagaacatggtcttacaattgcatcctcacatacaacaaacaaacaagcaatggacataagtggccaaacgaaatggtcttacactctatcccttccaaatcataggaacaatggccaatggatggacttacagttgtcctcaatgggtaaaccaaagatggatcacaaagatatgaaatgatgatcatgcaataatgagcaattaatgatgataaatgcacaaaggcaagcaagcaaacatgtacaaatgaaccaaacaatcaatcaaacaaagtcatttagcacacactataaccaagcaattaggctcaagcaagggttagactgTAAAGTTAACTGGAgtggggtaagtggtgctcttaaccttgacattgagagccaaggtgaagcagatgaaaggatatgaggggtgtgcctcatcactcttatccctggtcagggagagcattgaatatcagaaggtgtgggagttcagaaagttggaactctctcgacaagttaatgactcgatagatcttgggcttttactcactatgcatcaacacatgtggtgtgagaaaggtgagtgacacacagaatagtaggagatggactacacatctcttttgtctaccaattgccttatcaaaaggactttacctgcttggggacaaagataaacaatcacaaaccttgcctcttaaggaggacttcagacaggtgcctggccaagtaacaggccaggtcttccagactacatggagacaagagattctacctcaatgctaatgctatcaagcaaagcaatagcaagttcacaatggaactatagcaactaaagtacctgaaatcaatcaaatataatcagtataccaattacaaagtcaaaacagacaagataagaaccaacagtcaacacaatcaatcacatgtgcaaagcacaaactcaaatcaaatgagctagcatcctacaaaacaaaccaagttagttcataacaatcaaataaaccaaactcaatcaacttgaatcaatctccttaaagcaattgcttcttaacctgaaaatcaaactcaaatgtgagaagtaaaccattaggccaaagcctagggtcaaaggaggagaaatagaccaaaacagaacatgaaagttgatcaaaatcaagatttatcaaataagaacaaagtccaattggtctcatatcaaaactatgcactaaatccatttcacaagcaaatcatgtcaaactaggcaagttggaaacccaatgatgtaaacagaataaacacaagcatatcaataccaaaaccgctcaataaattccaagaaaaatcatacttaaacagaacacattgaataagaaacacaccaaaattcatggcatttggataaagggaagcaagtcaatcaaaatccctaagtcaaagcatattcaaacaagctcatacaaggcactagatcatgcatccacttcaagcaatcataaaacagaaaccaaacatgataaatgaatgcAACCAAatccatggcaaacttcaagatgtctataatacacatgccaaatttcaagtgcatccaataaacaccaaggatttcacaaatcatatgatatcatgactcacaaaaggttcacaattggtcaaacaggggagaaattctcaaacaaatagaaaatgcattccaaaattccaggaaaaatcacaagcaaacttaacatccataagtatcaacatggaaaaatccagatcaattcaagttcaataggcatggaaaataaaatcaagaacatgaacaagaaatggtgtgacatacattgtc is a window of Lathyrus oleraceus cultivar Zhongwan6 chromosome 6, CAAS_Psat_ZW6_1.0, whole genome shotgun sequence DNA encoding:
- the LOC127097351 gene encoding uncharacterized protein LOC127097351 isoform X1, producing the protein METICICKPTSSSHNGVGIFRSKRNLPPADYLFKIQSYSLLMNKKYESGVFQAGGYKWKLVLHPGDNSRSDENGYVSLFLKIVETEKLPYDWKVNVNFKLFVVDQKHANYLTIQDAGDAVRTFSEKKTKWGFEQLISLRDFKNSSNGYLVRDFCEFGAEIFVIHHSNKSESLYMIKNPTKDSFSWTLENFSTLNGLSGYDSRTIAVGERDWSLRVYPRGSDNETRDEYLSLYVELKNCGANKTVFASYTLKILDQRHDKYYHETGSGWFRPSGAASNLVGATANKIIGATAAAKDMVKASASKWLGRSVVDSNLVKGSVNMVYGATVAADKYIGASATVNNWIGSDNIKGFTKFISLSELNKKTNGYVKNNAIIMEVDIHVTRIRTSY
- the LOC127097351 gene encoding uncharacterized protein LOC127097351 isoform X3 translates to MHQDAVITIVLSLWKLVLHPGDNSRSDENGYVSLFLKIVETEKLPYDWKVNVNFKLFVVDQKHANYLTIQDAGDAVRTFSEKKTKWGFEQLISLRDFKNSSNGYLVRDFCEFGAEIFVIHHSNKSESLYMIKNPTKDSFSWTLENFSTLNGLSGYDSRTIAVGERDWSLRVYPRGSDNETRDEYLSLYVELKNCGANKTVFASYTLKILDQRHDKYYHETGSGWFRPSGAASNLVGATANKIIGATAAAKDMVKASASKWLGRSVVDSNLVKGSVNMVYGATVAADKYIGASATVNNWIGSDNIKGFTKFISLSELNKKTNGYVKNNAIIMEVDIHVTRIRTSY
- the LOC127097351 gene encoding uncharacterized protein LOC127097351 isoform X2, encoding MNKKYESGVFQAGGYKWKLVLHPGDNSRSDENGYVSLFLKIVETEKLPYDWKVNVNFKLFVVDQKHANYLTIQDAGDAVRTFSEKKTKWGFEQLISLRDFKNSSNGYLVRDFCEFGAEIFVIHHSNKSESLYMIKNPTKDSFSWTLENFSTLNGLSGYDSRTIAVGERDWSLRVYPRGSDNETRDEYLSLYVELKNCGANKTVFASYTLKILDQRHDKYYHETGSGWFRPSGAASNLVGATANKIIGATAAAKDMVKASASKWLGRSVVDSNLVKGSVNMVYGATVAADKYIGASATVNNWIGSDNIKGFTKFISLSELNKKTNGYVKNNAIIMEVDIHVTRIRTSY